From the Lolium rigidum isolate FL_2022 chromosome 2, APGP_CSIRO_Lrig_0.1, whole genome shotgun sequence genome, one window contains:
- the LOC124688101 gene encoding uncharacterized protein LOC124688101, whose protein sequence is MAKAGGGLIWATAEDLARNRPVVLSMYRQILRALNSPALPLGHAARLAKKAECRAIFIFGAEERSLHNIRDLLDAARHTLGILNRGRLP, encoded by the coding sequence ATGGCGAAGGCCGGCGGCGGGCTGATCTGGGCGACGGCGGAGGACCTGGCGCGGAACCGGCCGGTGGTGCTGTCGATGTACCGGCAGATCCTGCGGGCGCTCAACTCGCCGGCGCTGCCGCTGGGCCACGCGGCGCGGCTGGCTAAGAAGGCGGAGTGCCGCGCCATCTTCATCTTCGGCGCCGAGGAGAGGTCGCTGCACAACATCCGGGACCTCCTCGACGCCGCGCGCCACACCCTCGGCATCCTCAACCGCGGCCGCCTCCCGTAG